The Chryseobacterium geocarposphaerae genome has a window encoding:
- a CDS encoding TAT-variant-translocated molybdopterin oxidoreductase → MASNKIQFRSIHELKDPALNNKLAQKEFQEEIPVEDFLGDAEQNGSSTSRRDFLKLLGFSTAAVTLAACEAPVIKTIPYVVKPHDIIPGVPNYYASTYFDGFDFASVLVKTREGRPIKIEPNPAAGDLGKTNARAQASVLSLYDNDKVKQPKFEGKDETFDKVDSFVIKGLEEAKAAGKRIVLLSHSFASPTFKKLFAEFKAKYPTAELVTYDAFPYAAALDAAQEVFGTRALPVYDLKGTELVVGFHADFLGDYNAGSLETSYAAARKPGPNMLRHIQVESNMSLTGANADERIRLKPSAVNKTLVEVYNAIVGGGSSDKTANEIAKELQAKGSKAVVFADGSKGAQVLAHLINQKLGSVAFTGKANFLKDFDKARFQEFLGWVNAGQVGVLIANNVDPIYSYHKGEDFKKSLTKVPYVIAVADKKNEMYKAAKAVIPVANWLESWGDIEPQTGVYSLMQPTIQKIYKSRQIEESLLVWKNGKNNAANNYYDYLKANASSILGGTSFNKALYNGINVSPNATTLSYAGGNAAQAVAELNGFKASDLELVLYTKTSMGDGTQANNPWLQELPDPLTRMSWDNYLTISPKDAERLGIDNDLNARMQLDGSIVNLTVNGVTIKDVPVFIQPGQADGSVGLALGYGKKNSGATAETGVNAYPLFDGSNLVVSNAKIEKTGEDHEFAGIQLQNTLMGRYEIAKEVPLADYLNVAFDDEHNGWNKPLEYHTISGALPARKIDLWDAFDDTDGPHFNLSIDLNSCTGCGACIIACQAENNVPVVGKDEIRMSRDMYWLRIDRYYSAKQKVEVYEGLKDGLAVPELYGTAFNKEGGALNHPAENPDVIFQPVMCQHCNHAPCETVCPVAATSHGKQGQNHMAYNRCIGTRYCANNCPYKVRRFNWFTYNLNDKFDFNMNNDLGRMVLNPDVVVRTRGVMEKCSMCIQMTQATILEAKKEGRKVKAGEFQTACSKACSTGAMTFGDMNDKESEVRELYSSNRRYYLLEEIGTKPNVFYHTKVRNRVEK, encoded by the coding sequence ATGGCTTCAAACAAAATACAATTTAGAAGTATTCACGAACTTAAAGATCCGGCTTTAAACAATAAGCTGGCTCAGAAAGAGTTCCAGGAAGAAATTCCTGTAGAAGATTTCCTTGGAGATGCGGAACAGAACGGTTCCAGTACTTCAAGAAGAGATTTCTTAAAATTATTAGGTTTCTCTACAGCAGCGGTAACATTGGCTGCCTGTGAAGCTCCGGTAATTAAAACGATTCCTTACGTGGTAAAACCACATGATATTATTCCGGGGGTTCCAAATTATTACGCTTCAACATATTTCGACGGTTTTGACTTTGCTAGTGTTTTAGTAAAAACCAGAGAAGGAAGACCTATCAAAATTGAGCCGAATCCAGCTGCTGGCGATTTAGGAAAAACAAATGCAAGAGCTCAGGCGAGTGTACTTTCTCTTTATGATAATGATAAAGTAAAGCAACCTAAATTTGAAGGAAAAGACGAGACTTTCGATAAAGTAGACAGTTTTGTAATTAAAGGGTTGGAAGAAGCGAAAGCTGCAGGTAAAAGAATTGTGTTATTGTCACATTCTTTTGCATCCCCTACTTTCAAAAAATTATTTGCTGAATTCAAAGCAAAATATCCTACAGCAGAATTGGTAACTTATGATGCTTTCCCTTATGCTGCAGCATTAGACGCAGCTCAGGAAGTATTCGGAACAAGAGCATTACCTGTTTACGATCTTAAAGGAACTGAATTGGTAGTTGGTTTCCACGCTGATTTCTTAGGAGATTATAATGCAGGAAGCTTAGAAACTTCTTACGCAGCAGCAAGAAAGCCGGGACCAAACATGTTAAGACACATTCAGGTAGAATCTAACATGTCTTTAACGGGTGCTAATGCTGACGAAAGAATCAGATTAAAGCCAAGCGCAGTGAACAAAACTTTGGTTGAAGTTTACAATGCAATCGTTGGTGGTGGTTCATCAGATAAAACGGCTAACGAAATCGCTAAAGAATTACAGGCAAAAGGCAGTAAAGCTGTTGTTTTTGCTGATGGTTCTAAAGGTGCTCAGGTTTTAGCTCACTTAATTAACCAAAAATTAGGTTCAGTTGCTTTCACAGGTAAAGCGAACTTCCTAAAAGATTTTGATAAAGCAAGATTCCAGGAATTCCTTGGATGGGTAAACGCTGGGCAGGTTGGTGTATTGATCGCTAACAATGTTGACCCGATTTATTCTTATCATAAAGGAGAAGATTTCAAAAAATCTTTAACTAAAGTTCCTTATGTAATCGCAGTTGCTGATAAGAAAAATGAAATGTACAAAGCAGCTAAGGCTGTTATTCCAGTTGCTAACTGGTTAGAGTCTTGGGGAGATATAGAGCCTCAGACAGGTGTATATTCATTAATGCAGCCAACAATCCAGAAAATTTACAAATCAAGACAGATTGAAGAGTCTTTATTGGTTTGGAAAAATGGTAAAAACAATGCTGCTAATAATTATTATGATTATTTAAAAGCGAATGCTTCTTCTATTTTAGGAGGAACTTCTTTCAACAAAGCTTTATATAATGGGATCAACGTATCTCCAAATGCTACGACCTTGTCTTATGCAGGAGGAAACGCTGCTCAGGCCGTTGCTGAATTGAATGGTTTCAAAGCTTCTGATTTAGAATTGGTATTGTATACTAAGACTTCTATGGGAGATGGTACTCAGGCAAACAACCCTTGGTTGCAAGAATTACCGGATCCACTGACAAGAATGTCTTGGGATAACTACTTGACAATTTCTCCGAAAGATGCAGAAAGATTAGGTATTGATAACGATCTTAACGCGAGAATGCAGTTAGATGGTTCTATCGTAAACCTTACTGTAAATGGAGTAACAATAAAAGACGTTCCTGTATTCATCCAACCGGGACAAGCTGACGGATCTGTAGGTCTTGCATTGGGTTATGGAAAGAAAAACTCGGGAGCTACTGCTGAAACAGGTGTAAACGCTTATCCTTTATTTGACGGTTCTAACTTAGTTGTTTCTAACGCTAAGATTGAAAAAACAGGAGAAGATCACGAATTTGCAGGTATTCAGCTTCAAAATACATTAATGGGACGTTATGAAATTGCTAAAGAAGTTCCTTTGGCTGATTACTTAAACGTAGCATTTGATGATGAACACAATGGATGGAATAAACCATTGGAATATCATACCATCAGTGGAGCACTTCCTGCAAGAAAAATTGATCTTTGGGATGCTTTCGATGATACAGACGGACCTCACTTTAACTTATCAATCGACTTGAATTCTTGTACAGGTTGTGGAGCATGTATTATTGCTTGTCAGGCTGAGAACAACGTTCCTGTTGTAGGAAAAGATGAGATCAGAATGTCTAGAGATATGTACTGGTTAAGAATTGATCGTTACTATTCTGCTAAACAAAAAGTGGAAGTTTATGAAGGATTAAAAGATGGATTGGCTGTTCCTGAATTATATGGAACTGCATTCAACAAAGAAGGAGGTGCCCTAAACCATCCTGCTGAAAATCCGGATGTAATTTTCCAACCGGTAATGTGTCAGCACTGTAACCACGCTCCATGTGAAACTGTATGTCCGGTTGCGGCTACTTCACACGGTAAGCAAGGTCAAAATCATATGGCATATAACAGATGTATTGGTACAAGATATTGTGCGAACAACTGTCCATATAAAGTAAGACGTTTCAACTGGTTTACATACAACCTAAACGACAAGTTCGATTTCAACATGAACAACGATTTAGGAAGAATGGTATTAAATCCAGATGTAGTTGTAAGAACGAGAGGGGTAATGGAGAAATGCTCTATGTGTATCCAAATGACTCAGGCAACTATTCTTGAAGCGAAGAAAGAAGGAAGAAAAGTGAAAGCTGGAGAATTCCAAACAGCTTGTTCTAAGGCTTGTTCTACAGGAGCAATGACGTTTGGAGACATGAATGACAAAGAATCTGAAGTAAGAGAATTGTACTCTAGCAACAGAAGATATTATTTACTTGAAGAGATCGGAACAAAACCAAATGTGTTCTATCACACTAAAGTAAGAAACAGAGTAGAAAAATAA